TTTACGAAGGGGGCGAGGTGGCCTTCAAGGAGAGGCTTCTGCCCCTCTTGGGCCTCAAGGAGCTCCCCAAGGTCCAGGGCCCCACGGTCCTGAAAGCGGGGGTGCCCGAATACCTGCTTCCCACCCTGGCGGAGATCACCGCAGGGCAGAAAAACCTCAAGCTGGTGGAGCGGATTGAGCGCCACTACCCCAACCCCATCTCGGGGCCCGTCCTCGGGTATGTGCTCCAGGCCAACGCCGAGCAGGTGAAACGGGGATACAGCCCCGACGAGCAGGTGGGCCAAGCGGGCCTCGAGGCGGCCCTCGAGCCCTACCTCAGGGGCAAGCGCGGCCTGAAGGCGGTGGAGGTCAACGTCCGGGGGGAGCGCCTTAGGGAAAGCATCCTGGAGGAACCCACCCCCGGGCAGGATGTGGTCCTCACCCTGGACCTGGACCTCCAGCAAGCGGCGGAAAAGGCCCTGGAGGAGGCCTTGGCGGACATCAACGCCGGACGGAGGTCCAAGGGCCTTCCCCCCGCCACCCTGGTTAAGGGGGCCATCGTGGCCCTAAATCCCAAAACGGGTGAGGTTCTGGTCATGGCCAGTGCCCCTTCCTTTGACCCCAACCTTTTCGCCAAACGGCCCATCCCCCAGGAGGTCCAGGCCCTTCTCACGGACAAGAACCTCCCCCTCCTGAACCGGGCGGTGCAACCCTATACCCCAGGCTCCACCTTCAAGCTGGCCACCAGCTATACCCTTCTGGAGGAGGGCTACGTGAATCCCTCCACCGCCTTCCGGTGTAGCCCCTACATAGTCTTCGGAGGCCAGGTGCGCCGCAACTGGGCCTCACGGGACATGGGCTCCATGACGGTCAGGGAGGCCATCGCCTGGAGCTGCAACACCTGGTACTACCAGGCGGTGGCCCAAGACCCCCTGGGGGTGGTGGACCGCCTGGCTGCGAGAGCCCGCCTTCTGGGCCTAGGGGAAGCGACCGGGCTAGAGATCGCTGAGCGCACCGGGCTTCTTCCCACCCGGGCTTGGAAGCGGGAGGCTTTAAAAGAGCCCTGGTATCCAGGGGAAACCCTTTCCTTGGCCATCGGGCAAGGACCCCTCCTCACCACCCCAGCCCAGGTGGCCCGCATGCTATCCACCATCGCCAACGCCGGGGAGAAACCCACCCTCCACCTGGTGAAACGCATCGGCCAAAGGGAGGTTAGGCCCCGGCTGGAGCCGGTTCCCGGGCGTTTTTGGACGGTGCTGCAGGAAGGTTTACGCAAGACCGTAAAAGAGGGTACGGCCCGCCATGTTTTGGGTAACTTCCCCGTGCCCACCGGGGGCAAAACGGGAACCGCGGAAACCCCAGGGAAACGGGCGGGCCTCGAGCACGCCTGGTACATGGGTTACGGCCCCGCCGAGCCCGGCTCCCCCTACCCCCCTTTGGTGGTGGTGGCCTTCTTTGAAAACGGCGGAGAGGGAAGCCGTGTGGCCCTCCCCGCCGTGCGGAAGGTGATGGCCGCTTACTGGCGGGTCGAGGAAGCCCAGGCCAGGTAGAATAACCCCATGCGGCTCCGCGCCAGCCCCAAGGCCCTAGCCCTGCGCTTGGACGGGGGAGAAACCCCGGAAGAAATCCAAAACCTTAA
The genomic region above belongs to Thermus caldifontis and contains:
- a CDS encoding penicillin-binding transpeptidase domain-containing protein, translating into MTSRLYALMLFFLLAFGLLALRAWHLQVLQHEKYALRSQGNYLKTEGIPAPRGRILDRKGRVIAQDRLVVDLVYEGGEVAFKERLLPLLGLKELPKVQGPTVLKAGVPEYLLPTLAEITAGQKNLKLVERIERHYPNPISGPVLGYVLQANAEQVKRGYSPDEQVGQAGLEAALEPYLRGKRGLKAVEVNVRGERLRESILEEPTPGQDVVLTLDLDLQQAAEKALEEALADINAGRRSKGLPPATLVKGAIVALNPKTGEVLVMASAPSFDPNLFAKRPIPQEVQALLTDKNLPLLNRAVQPYTPGSTFKLATSYTLLEEGYVNPSTAFRCSPYIVFGGQVRRNWASRDMGSMTVREAIAWSCNTWYYQAVAQDPLGVVDRLAARARLLGLGEATGLEIAERTGLLPTRAWKREALKEPWYPGETLSLAIGQGPLLTTPAQVARMLSTIANAGEKPTLHLVKRIGQREVRPRLEPVPGRFWTVLQEGLRKTVKEGTARHVLGNFPVPTGGKTGTAETPGKRAGLEHAWYMGYGPAEPGSPYPPLVVVAFFENGGEGSRVALPAVRKVMAAYWRVEEAQAR